In the genome of Dermacentor silvarum isolate Dsil-2018 chromosome 1, BIME_Dsil_1.4, whole genome shotgun sequence, one region contains:
- the LOC125945223 gene encoding LOW QUALITY PROTEIN: uncharacterized protein LOC125945223 (The sequence of the model RefSeq protein was modified relative to this genomic sequence to represent the inferred CDS: inserted 1 base in 1 codon), translated as MQLLCKGSLKHCIYHPGKPNRKLFLAFDQCQLIKNVRSHFLSRDIGKGGEVSANHLKSLYRMQQGSLVKPVRFLTRKHIIPMNMEKMNVQRAVQVFSPPVTAAMKLLQEQANHTCDASFAGVGPMVQFMDTVHHWFVLMDVSNCTQHIXRKNADCKQFESAGDERLIWLETSFLDYLADLKSQCLAKNFLTKETYEGLVVTTRLNVECIRYLLEEMSFHFVLTRKMSSDPIELFFGWLRKSAGSNDQTDIRAVLTGIEMMIYGYIPSRTGIASASSTSNIMAAEESDCLSTLPQQKNTREQTSEEFPADARRELIERLNRDKPLLPTPDVAALAMVGGYLARAVRENFEYEECYALLTKPNASTPSDSLIKHQDRGGLLYPSAQLLDVLYALQKLVEVLLARRRRMHHPLKEAVNNATEILREHKALMCSKPGHQQNLLKLLLTKFFRPIFTNFALKVTDKQDVAKVFAIKPLSRKTLKL; from the exons ATGCAACTTCTGTGCAAAGGAAGCCTCAAGCATTGCATTTACCACCCTGGAAAACCAAATCGAAAGCTCTTTCTTGCATTCGATCAGTGCCAACTGATCAAAAACGTGCGATCACATTTTTTGTCCCGTGACATCGGAAAAGGCGGCGAAGTATCAGCGAACCACTTGAAGAGCCTCTACAGAATGCAGCAAGGCAGCCTTGTGAAGCCAGTACGATTTTTGACGAGAAAGCACATAATCCCTATGAATATGGAAAAAATGAACGTGCAGAGAGCAGTGCAAGTTTTTTCTCCTCCTGTGACAGCTGCAATGAAGCTCTTGCAAGAGCAGGCGAACCACACGTGCGACGCAAGCTTCGCGGGTGTCGGACCGATGGTGCAATTTATGGACACCGTGCACCACTGGTTTGTGCTCATggacgtgagtaattgtacccaGCACA ATCGGAAGAATGCAGACTGCAAGCAGTTTGAATCTGCAGGCGATGAACGGCTAATCTGGCTGGAAACAAGCTTCCTCGACTACTTGGCCGATCTCAAAAGTCAGTGCCTGGCAAAGAACTTCCTAACCAAAGAGACTTATGAGGGTCTTGTGGTCACAACTCGTTTGAACGTTGAGTGCATTAGATATCTTCTTGAAGAGATGTCTTTTCACTTCGTTTTGACGAGGAAAATGTCATCGGACCCAATCGAGTTGTTCTTTGGCTGGCTGAGGAAATCAGCAGGATCAAATGACCAAACGGACATCCGTGCCGTGCTCACAGGCATTgagatgatgatatat gggtatattcCCTCAAGGACCGGTATCGCATCGGCGTCGAGTACAAGCAACATAATGGCAGcagaagagagtgattgcttgTCAACGCTGCCGCAACAGAAAAATACAAGGGAGCAAACCAGCGAGGAATTCCCTGCAGATGCACGTAGAGAGCTCATAGAGCGACTAAACCGAGATAAGCCTCTACTTCCCACTCCAGATGTGGCCGCATTGGCTATGGTTGGTGGCTACCTCGCAAGAGCCGTACGAGAAAACTTCGAATATGAGGAGTGCTACGCACTCTTAACAAAGCCAAACGCCTCGACACCATCGGACTCGCTCATTAAACACCAAGACCGCGGTGGACTTCTTTACCCGTCCGCACAACTTCTAGATGTTCTCTACGCACTACAGAAGTTGGTCGAAGTTCTTCTAGCAAGAAGAAGGCGTATGCATCACCCTCTAAAggaggctgtgaacaatgctaccgaaatcctccgcgagcacaaagctttgatgtgttcgaagccagggcaccaacagaatttgctcaaattgttgcttacgaagttctttcgcccaatattcaccaatttcgctctgaaagtgacagacaaacaagacgttgccaaagtgttcgcaataaagccactgtcacgaaagaccctgaaactgtga